A portion of the Bacillus sp. es.034 genome contains these proteins:
- a CDS encoding cytosolic protein, producing the protein MSGIRTLLKRFQSECETSDQHEDKELQSRYYKSMHQGAFNAVLGLFSSSEYDVISQSKDRGEITVRKNGTPQLFIVATVITVRPLETAVDFKVSADKGKIFGTYTVLKAQINHYYHQLDGELKKVK; encoded by the coding sequence ATGAGTGGAATACGTACCCTGTTAAAGCGATTTCAATCGGAGTGTGAAACGTCCGATCAGCATGAAGATAAGGAACTGCAATCACGCTATTATAAATCCATGCATCAAGGTGCATTTAATGCAGTGCTGGGATTATTCTCATCGTCAGAGTATGACGTGATCTCCCAGTCAAAGGACAGAGGGGAAATCACGGTCCGGAAAAACGGGACGCCTCAATTATTTATCGTTGCCACGGTCATTACCGTGCGTCCCCTTGAAACGGCAGTCGATTTCAAGGTCAGTGCGGATAAAGGAAAGATCTTTGGTACATACACCGTTTTAAAAGCGCAAATCAACCATTATTATCATCAGCTTGATGGCGAATTGAAAAAAGTGAAATAA
- a CDS encoding replication initiation and membrane attachment family protein — MMKKHWNEIQPIDHYTVGTHGMLQEYDRKIITFLYQPLIGSVCYSLYMSLWGEVEENRLWSTDSTHYHLMNVLSVNLQDVYEARMKLEGIGLLKVYEKRDDEERRFLYELQPPLSPQEFFHDGMLNVYLYRKIGRTHYLRLKKFFTDASADKHQYTDITRSFQDVFTSEPINFLHHDANVDSETGSGEQYMKYGKNDGLALDEIDFDFQLLLAGLSESMVPRKAFTPKVKETVLKLSYLYGIDPLQMKNIVLSSLDADDTIDIELLRKTARDWYGMQTGDQLPDLTTRVETKKAVERDQPLSQEEELIDYLETTSPKDVLSDISNGGSPSKADLQAVEEVLMSQKLPIGVMNVLIQYVLLKTDMKLTKGYMEKIASHWSRKKVTSASEAMILAKNEHKQYLEWAEGKKDTKSNRRRKPIRTEKLPEWFKEDELSEESDTSAEGYDFEAEKKKLEEELKNFRK, encoded by the coding sequence ATGATGAAGAAGCATTGGAATGAAATACAGCCAATCGATCACTACACCGTAGGGACACATGGGATGCTTCAGGAATATGACCGGAAAATCATTACGTTTCTGTACCAGCCTTTAATTGGTTCCGTTTGCTACAGCCTCTACATGAGCCTATGGGGGGAAGTGGAGGAGAATCGGCTCTGGTCGACGGATTCCACCCATTATCATTTGATGAACGTCCTGTCCGTCAATCTTCAGGACGTCTACGAAGCAAGGATGAAGCTCGAGGGGATCGGTTTGTTGAAGGTGTATGAAAAAAGGGATGATGAAGAACGCCGTTTTCTATATGAACTGCAGCCGCCCCTCTCCCCTCAGGAATTCTTTCATGATGGCATGCTGAATGTGTATTTGTACCGTAAGATCGGCCGGACCCATTATTTGCGTTTGAAGAAATTCTTCACGGATGCGTCAGCTGATAAACATCAGTACACCGATATTACCCGATCATTCCAAGATGTCTTCACGTCGGAACCAATTAATTTCCTCCACCATGATGCGAATGTGGATTCGGAAACCGGGTCCGGTGAACAATATATGAAATATGGCAAGAATGATGGACTAGCACTGGACGAAATCGATTTTGATTTTCAGCTGCTGCTGGCGGGGTTATCGGAATCCATGGTGCCGCGCAAAGCCTTTACGCCGAAAGTGAAGGAAACCGTATTGAAGCTGAGCTATCTGTACGGGATCGATCCTCTTCAAATGAAGAATATCGTCTTAAGCTCTCTGGATGCCGATGATACGATCGATATCGAATTGCTGCGTAAAACGGCCCGTGACTGGTACGGTATGCAAACGGGTGATCAACTGCCTGATTTGACAACGAGAGTGGAAACGAAGAAAGCTGTAGAACGGGATCAACCACTTTCACAGGAGGAAGAGCTCATCGACTACCTGGAAACCACCTCGCCGAAGGATGTGTTATCGGACATCTCAAACGGGGGATCTCCTTCCAAGGCTGATCTTCAAGCCGTTGAGGAAGTGCTCATGTCCCAGAAGCTGCCGATCGGAGTTATGAATGTGTTGATTCAATACGTGTTATTGAAAACGGACATGAAGCTGACAAAAGGATACATGGAGAAGATCGCTTCCCATTGGTCCAGGAAAAAGGTTACGTCGGCGAGTGAAGCGATGATACTCGCGAAGAATGAACATAAGCAGTATCTCGAATGGGCTGAAGGCAAGAAGGATACTAAATCGAACAGGCGGAGAAAACCGATCCGCACGGAGAAGCTTCCGGAATGGTTCAAGGAAGACGAATTATCGGAAGAATCCGATACCTCTGCAGAAGGATACGACTTCGAAGCAGAAAAGAAAAAACTTGAAGAAGAGCTTAAAAATTTTCGAAAGTAG
- the dnaI gene encoding primosomal protein DnaI, producing the protein MEKINNTLKRLATSGSFQQRYEQMKKEILENNDVKDFIRRNEGRVTGEMVNESLMKLYEYISQSKECRYCPSLQECKNMMEGYDPHLVIRGNTIDIDYHRCPRKVIHDERTSAQRLIKSLYVPKDILQASFQTLDLDSKSRLEAVRLAKNFVETYTEGTKMKGLYFYGKFGVGKSYLLGAMANELAEKKIGSLIVYVPEFFREIKQSLGDNTVNEKLEMVKSAPILMLDDIGAETMSSWGRDEILGTILQYRMLENLPTFFTSNFNFNELTHHLTYSQRGEEEKLKAARIMERIKYLSKPVLIDGKNRRE; encoded by the coding sequence ATGGAGAAAATCAATAACACCTTAAAGAGGCTGGCGACTTCCGGGTCATTTCAACAGCGATATGAACAAATGAAAAAAGAGATCTTAGAAAATAATGATGTAAAAGATTTTATCCGCAGGAATGAAGGCCGGGTAACAGGTGAAATGGTCAATGAAAGCCTGATGAAACTGTATGAGTACATCTCTCAAAGCAAGGAGTGCCGGTACTGTCCTTCTTTGCAGGAATGCAAGAATATGATGGAAGGGTATGATCCTCATCTGGTGATCAGGGGGAATACCATCGACATCGATTATCATCGCTGTCCACGGAAGGTCATTCATGATGAAAGAACAAGTGCCCAGCGGCTGATCAAAAGCTTGTATGTCCCGAAGGATATTTTGCAAGCTTCCTTCCAAACCCTCGATCTTGATTCGAAGAGCCGTCTGGAGGCCGTGCGTCTTGCGAAGAATTTCGTAGAGACGTATACAGAAGGGACGAAAATGAAGGGTCTCTATTTCTACGGGAAGTTCGGTGTGGGCAAGTCCTATCTGCTAGGCGCCATGGCCAATGAACTCGCTGAGAAAAAAATCGGATCCCTTATCGTATATGTTCCTGAGTTCTTCAGGGAAATCAAACAATCACTCGGTGATAATACGGTGAATGAAAAGCTGGAAATGGTAAAATCGGCACCGATCCTCATGCTGGATGACATCGGAGCGGAAACCATGTCGAGCTGGGGAAGGGATGAAATCCTCGGCACCATCCTCCAATACCGGATGCTTGAGAATCTGCCGACCTTTTTCACCTCCAACTTCAACTTCAACGAGCTGACCCACCATTTGACGTACAGTCAGCGCGGGGAAGAAGAAAAACTGAAGGCCGCGCGGATCATGGAGCGGATTAAATATTTATCTAAGCCTGTGTTGATTGACGGCAAAAATAGAAGAGAATAG
- the nrdR gene encoding transcriptional regulator NrdR yields the protein MKCPSCQHNGTRVVDSRPADEGRSIRRRRECEECTFRFTTFEKVEELPLIVVKKEGVREEFSREKILRGLIKACEKRPVPLERLEKISTDIEKDLRNQGASEVESVKIGEMVMDHLAKVDEVAYVRFASVYRQFKDINVFIDELKELIKKE from the coding sequence ATGAAATGCCCGTCTTGCCAGCATAATGGTACCCGAGTGGTGGACTCACGACCTGCTGATGAAGGACGTTCCATCAGGAGAAGAAGAGAATGTGAAGAATGTACATTTCGCTTCACGACCTTTGAGAAGGTTGAAGAGCTTCCTTTGATTGTGGTGAAAAAAGAAGGGGTAAGAGAAGAGTTTAGTCGAGAAAAGATTTTGAGGGGACTGATCAAGGCCTGTGAGAAGCGCCCGGTGCCTCTTGAAAGATTAGAAAAGATCTCAACAGATATTGAAAAGGACCTCCGGAACCAAGGGGCCTCTGAAGTAGAATCTGTGAAGATCGGTGAGATGGTCATGGATCACCTTGCGAAAGTTGATGAAGTGGCATATGTCCGTTTTGCATCTGTATATCGACAATTTAAGGATATTAATGTATTTATAGACGAATTAAAAGAATTAATAAAAAAAGAGTAG